A single genomic interval of Agelaius phoeniceus isolate bAgePho1 chromosome 31, bAgePho1.hap1, whole genome shotgun sequence harbors:
- the RFX5 gene encoding DNA-binding protein RFX5 isoform X5: MAEEELGTRATRRGPLSAGSARGGATESSTLLQELRGNISKSVQSKVDSILQDVQKFSDSDKLYLYLQLPSGPSLGEKSSSSSSSLELSALGTAEHMHACSWIRNHLEEHTDTCLPKQDVYDAYKRYCDNLGCRPLSTANFGKIIREIFPNIKARRLGGRGQSKYCYGGIRRKTVVSLPPLPSLDLKVTETQAELAELAHSYSAEVTEAACALTCDWAEKILRRSFNNIVEVAQFLLQQHIISPRSAHADLLMAMVLSENTDRPPQEPRPPSAPKKNGPEPSDSSQEQAKKDAVPKGPPQPRPEKKKPSEARAGSSPQVSALVARLPLLLPRIPAPQRPPVPSAAPAPPVLVPRPGGTVKVALPLPVGTAAIPVLNVLLPGVGVPAAESPRGGGGGDSEGQQRGRATKRAPEGTAGDGAARKRRRGRPRKRPGDSAMSPEDVEVARGEEGGDSPPGASPGGGSATVPGGDRGVAGGAAEDGGDSMEVDSDTVTGGDSPGSGSASVPLGDNGSATVPLSDSPGSASVPLSDSPVNGNATVPVSDSLGSATVPVSDSPGSATVPLSDGPGSGSASVPLRDSSVNGSATVPLSDSPVNGNATVPVSDSPVSVSATVPLGDSSINGSPTVPLGDNGSATVSLSDSSVNGTDTVPLGDSAVNGSATVPSGESPGSGSPTVPLSDSSVNGTDTVPLGDSLVSGSATVPLGDNSVNGSPTVSLGDNSSATVSLSDSSVNGSATVPLGDSSVSVTATTQLGDSSVSATVPLSDMLVSGSDTVPTGDSPAEGSATVPLGDSPVSGSIPGDGSAGGGSATVPLSDSSVSATVPLSDSPVSATVPVSDSPAGARAPTHLGDSSVNGSASVPLGDSPVSATVPLGASPVSGSASSPSGGSPGGGSATVPVSDKPVPGSATVPVKDSPARASDTGDRPVTGSATTGDRPVTGNTTSPAEDSPAGVSDTGDRPVTGSATTGDRPVTSSATVPVKDSSPMASDTGDRPVTASATIPTEDSPARVSDTGDRPVTASATTGDRLAIASATVPVRDSPPMASDTGDKPVTRSATSPSEDSPARVGDTGDRPVTGTATPGDRPVTGSATTEDRPVPSSATVPVRDSPSRASGSVGDRPVTRSATIPSRDSPAGGSATLPVKASPCRGSATTGDRPVSGATVPVRDKPVPGSATVPRRDSSPRASATVPRQDSPSRASATGDRPVTRSATVPAAGGSATVPVKEGPSRGSATTGDRPGTGSATTGDRLAGGSGTVPVKDSSARGSGTTGDRPVTRSATVPVKDSPAGGSGTTPAKDNRARGSATPGDSSSRGSATIPVRDGSPRASATAGDRPVTRSATVPVRDSPAGGSATVPVKASPSQGSATTGDRPVSGATVPVRDKPVTGSATVPVKDSSPRASGSVGDRPVTRSATIPSRDSPAGGSATIPVRDSSSRASATTGDRPARSSATTGDRSVSGSATIPVRDKPVRGSATVPRRDSSPRGSGTGDKPVSGSATVPVRDSSSRSSATTGDRLGRSSATTGDRLGRGSGSVPIRDRSPRDSGSGDRPGRGSATIPIRDRSPRDSGSGDRPGRGSDSSGDRPGRSSATIPVRDRPGRASGSVPVRDRSPRDSATTGDRPVPGSATTGDRPGRGSATVPVEDRPGRGSGTIRDRLVRGSATVPIRDSSDSGSATVPVKDRSARASGTTGDTSVRSSATVPVKDSAARGSATTGDRPGRGSATIPVKDSSSRTSDIGDRPVSGRAIIPVRDSAARASATTGDRLGRGSATTGDRSVRGSATIPVRDSSPRATAVGDRPVRSSATTGDRLGSGSATAGDRPVRSSATTGDRLGSGSVTAGDRPVRSSATTGDRSVRSSATIPIRDRSPRDSGSGDRPGRGSATVPIRDRSPRDNGSGDRPGRGSVPIRDRSLRASGSGVRLVRDSATMPMRDSATVPMRDRSPRAPDPGDRPGRSSATVPARDSPAAGSGTLRDVPVSGGGTVPIRDSPSRGTATVPVGDRPVTGTATVPVGDRLVTGTATVPIEDRPVTATVPTEGRPVTASGTAGDRLVTDSGTPPGRDCPSRDSGTPGDRPVPGSATVPVRDSLSRGTATIVDTPVTGSATIPAGDSPFWARGTAGDSAGGGSATFPVRDCPSRGTATIVDALVTLSGTVMDRRILGSVTVPVRASLSRGTATIVDTPVFVSATVLVGDSIPRVTATIVESRVPGHAILPLGDMLACGSATIPVRECPSRDSATVPDRDRPGRDSAAVPIRECPSRESATIPVRECPSGDSATIPEGNRPERDGATVPIRECPSRGSATLGDSRHVTDGGSPPIVDTPVSGSATIPVRDCPSRGSASPGDRPGSGSATPGDRPGSGSGSATPGDRPVPPVRVSVIRDGRTGTRVAPAALAQRGHSRAGSPLGDTQGHTRAGTGMGSPASHQ, from the exons atggctgaggaggagctggggaccAGGGCCACCAGGAGGGGCCCTCTGTCAGCTGGCAGCGCCCGGGGCGGTGCCACCGAGTCCAGCacgctgctgcaggagctgcggGGCAACATCTC CAAATCCGTGCAGAGCAAGGTGGACTCCATCCTG CAGGACGTGCAGAAGTTCTCGGACAGCGACAAACTCTACCTGTACCTGCAGCTGCCCTCGGGGCCCAGCCTGGGCGAGAAGAG cagcagcagctcctcctcgcTGGAGCTGAGCGCGCTGGGCACGGCCGAGCACATGCACGCCTGCAGCTGGATCCGCAACCACCTGGAGGAGCACACGGACACCTGCCTGCCCAAGCAGGACGTCTACGACGCCTACAA GCGTTACTGTGACAACCTGGGCTGCCGCCCGCTGAGCACGGCCAACTTTGGCAAGATCATCCGTGAGATCTTCCCAAACATCAAAGCCCGGCGCCTGGGGGGCCGTGGCCAGTCCAA GTACTGCTATGGGGGGATCCGGAGGAAGACCGTGGTCAGccttcctcccctgcccagcctggaccTCAAAGTGACCGAGACG caggcagagctggccgAGCTGGCTCACTCCTACAGTGCCGAGGTGACGGAGGCCGCGTGTGCCCTGACGTGCGACTGGGCCGAGAAGATCCTGCGGCGCTCCTTCAACAACATCGTGGAGGTGGCgcagttcctgctgcagcagcacatcaTCAGCCCCCGCTCGGCCCACGCCGACCTGCTCATGGCCATGGTGCTCTCGG AAAACACGGACAGGCCCCCGCAGGAGCCCCGGCCGCCCTCAGCCCCCAAGAAGAACGGCCCGGAGCCCTCggacagcagccaggagcag GCCAAGAAGGACGCGGTCCCCAAGGGTCCCCCGCAGCCGCGGCCGGAGAAGAAGAAGCCGTCGGAGGCCCGGGCGGGCAGCAGCCCGCAGGTGAGCGCGCTGGTGGCGcggctgccgctgctgctgccccgcATCCCGGCCCCGCAGCGCCCGCCCGTGCCCAGCGcggcccccgcgccgcccgTGCTGGTGCCGCGGCCCGGGGGCACCGTGAAGGTGGCGCTGCCGCTGCCCGTGGGCACGGCCGCCATCCCCGTGCTCAACGTGCTGCTGCCCGGCGTGGGCGTCCCCGCGGCCGAGagcccccgcggcggcggcggcggcgacaGCGAGGGACAGCAGCGCGGCAGGGCCACCAAGCGCGCCCcggaggggacagcgggggacGGCGCCGCGCGCAAGAGGCGGCGCGGGAGGCCCCGCAAGAGGCCGGGGGACAGCGCGATGTCACCCGAGGACGTGGAGGTGGCCCGGGGCGAGGAGGGAGGGGACTCGCCCCCGGGGGCGTCGCccgggggtggcagtgccaccgtGCCcggtggggacaggggggtggctggtggagctgctgaggatggTGGGGACAGCATGGAGGTGGACAGTGACACGGTGACTGGGGGGGACAGCCCGggcagtggcagtgccagcgtCCCCCTTGGGGACAATGGCAGTGCCACTGTCCCCCTTAGTgacagcccaggcagtgccagcgtCCCCCTTAGTGACAGCCCAGTCAATGGCAATGCCACTGTCCCTGTTAGTgacagcctgggcagtgccaccgTCCCCGTTAGTGACAGCCCGGGCAGTGCCACCGTCCCCCTTAGTGACGGCCCAGgcagtggcagtgccagtgTCCCACTCAGAGACAGCTCAGTCAATGGCAGTGCCACCGTCCCCCTTAGTGACAGCCCAGTCAATGGCAATGCCACTGTCCCCGTTAGTGACAGCCCAGTCAGTGTCAGTGCCACTGTCCCCCTTGGGGACAGCTCAATCAATGGCAGTCCCACTGTCCCCCTTGGGGACAATGGCAGTGCCACCGTCTCCCTTAGTGACAGCTCAGTCAATGGCACTGACACTGTCCCCCTTGGGGACAGCGCAGTCAATGGCagtgccactgtccccagtggggAGAGCCCAGGCAGTGGCAGTCCCACCGTCCCCCTTAGTGACAGCTCAGTCAATGGCACTGACACTGTTCCCCTTGGGGACAGCCTGGTCAGTGGCAGTGCCACCGTCCCCCTTGGGGACAACTCGGTCAATGGCAGTCCCACCGTCTCCCTTGGGGACAATAGCAGTGCCACCGTCTCCCTTAGTGACAGCTCAGTCAATGGCAGTGCCACCGTCCCCCTTGGGGACAGCTCGGTCAGTGTCACTGCCACCACCCAGCTTGGGGACAGCTCAGTCAGTGCCACTGTCCCCCTTAGTGACATGCTGGTCAGTGGCAGTGACACTGTCCCcactggggacagcccagctgaGGGAAGTGCCACCGTCCCCCTTGGGGACAGCCCAGTCAGTGGCAGCATCCCTGGTGATGGCTCtgctggtggtggcagtgccaccgTCCCCCTCAGTGACAGCTCAGTCAGTGCCACCGTCCCCCTTAGTGACAGCCCAGTCAGTGCCACCGTCCCCGTTAGTGACAGCCCAGCTGGGGCAAGGGCTCCCACCCACCTTGGGGACAGCTCAGTCAATGGCAGTGCCAGCGTCCCCCTTGGGGACAGCCCAGTCAGTGCCACTGTCCCCCTTGGGGCCAGCCCGGtcagtggcagtgccagctccccCAGTGGTGGCTCTcctggtggtggcagtgccactgtccctgtcagCGACAagccagtccctggcagtgccactgtccctgtcaaggacagcccagccagggccagtgacactggggacaggcctgtcactggcagtgccaccactgGGGACAGGCCGGTCACTGGCAATaccaccagccctgctgaggacaGCCCAGCCGGGGtcagtgacactggggacaggccggtcactggcagtgccaccactgGGGACAGGCCTGTCACCAGCAGTGCCACCGTCCCTGTCAAGGACAGCTCACCCATGGccagtgacactggggacaggcctGTCACTGCCAGTGCCACCATCCCCACTGAGGACAGCCCAGCCAGGGtcagtgacactggggacaggcctgtcactgccagtgccaccactggggacaggctggccATTGCCAGTGCCACCGTCCCTGTCAGGGACAGCCCACCCATGGccagtgacactggggacaagcCGGTCACAAGGAGTGCCACCAGCCCTTCTGAGGACAGCCCAGCCAGGGttggtgacactggggacaggcctgtcactggcactgccacccctggggacaggcctgtcactggcagtgccaccacagAGGACaggcctgtccccagcagtgccaccgtCCCTGTCAGGGACAGCCCGTCCAGGGCCAGTGGCAGTGTTGGGGACAGGCCGGtcaccaggagtgccaccattcccagcagggacagcccagctggtggcagtgccactCTCCCTGTCAAGGCCAGTCcatgcaggggcagtgccaccACTGGGGACAGGCCAGTCAGTGgtgccactgtccctgtcagGGACAAgcctgtccctggcagtgccactgtCCCTAGGAGGGACAGCTCACCCAGGGCCagtgccactgtccccaggcaggACAGTCCCTCCAGGGCCAGTGCCACTGGGGACAGGCCGGTTACTAGAAGTGCCACTGTCCCCGCagctggtggcagtgccaccgTCCCTGTCAAGGAAGGTCCATCCAGGGGCAGTGCCACCACTGGGGACAGGCCAGGCACGGGCAGTGCCAccactggggacaggctggctggtggcagtggcactgtccctgtcaAGGACAGCTCAGCCAGGGGCAGTGGCACCACTGGGGACAGGCCGGTCACCAGGAgtgccactgtccctgtcaaggacagcccagctggtggcagtggCACCACACCAGCCAAGGACAATCGGGCCAGgggcagtgccacccctggggacagctcaTCCCGGGGCAGTGCCACCATCCCTGTCAGGGACGGCTCACCCAGGGCCAGTGCCACCGCAGGGGACAGGCCGGTCACCAGGAgtgccactgtccctgtcagggacagcccagctggtggcagtgccactgtccctgtcaaGGCCAGTCCAtcccagggcagtgccaccACTGGGGACAGGCCAGTCAGCGgtgccactgtccctgtcagGGACAAGCCTGTCACCGGCAGTGCCACCGTCCCTGTCAAGGACAGCTCACCCAGGGCCAGTGGCAGTGTTGGGGACAGGCCGGtcaccaggagtgccaccattcccagcagggacagcccagctggtggcagtgccaccatcCCTGTCAGGGACAGCTCATCCAGGGCCAGCGCCACCACTGGGGACAGGCCAGCGAGGAGCAGTGCCACCACTGGGGACAGGTCAGTCAGTGGCAGTGCCACCATCCCCGTTAGGGACAAGCCAGTCCGTGGCAGTGCCACTGTCCCTAGGAGGGACAGCTCACCAAGGGgcagtggcactggggacaaACCGGTGAGTGGCAGTGCCACCGTCCCTGTCAGGGACAGCTCCTCCAGGAGCAGTGCCAccactggggacaggctgggcaggagcagtgccaccactggggacaggctgggcaggggcagtgGCAGTGTCCCCATCAGGGACAGGTCACCCAGAGACAGTGGCAGTGGGGACAGGccaggcaggggcagtgccaccATCCCCATCAGGGACAGGTCACCCAGAGACAGTGGCAGTGGGGACAGGCCAGGCAggggcagtgacagcagtggggacaggccaggcaggagcagtgccaccatccctgtcagggacaggccaggcagggccagtggcagtgtccctgtcaGGGACAGGTCACCCAGAGACAGTGCCACCACTGGGGACAGGCcggtccctggcagtgccaccaccGGGGACAggccgggcaggggcagcgCCACTGTCCCTGTCGAGGACAGGCCGGGCAGGGGCAGTGGCACCATCAGGGACAGGCTGGTCAGGGGCAGTGCCACTGTCCCCATCAGGGACAGCTCAGACAGTGGCAgtgccactgtccctgtcaaGGACAGGTCAGCCAGAGCCAGTGGCACCACAGGGGACACGTCAGTCAGGAGCAGTGCCACTGTCCCCGTCAAGGACAGCGCAGCCAGGGGCAGTGCCACCACTGGGGACAGGccgggcaggggcagtgccaccATCCCTGTTAAGGACAGCTCATCCAGGACCagtgacattggggacaggCCAGTTAGTGGCAGGGCCATCATCCCTGTCAGGGACAGTGCAGCCAGGGCCAGTGCCAccactggggacaggctgggcaggggcagtgccaccACTGGGGACAGATCAGTCAGGGGCAGTGCCACCATCCCTGTCCGGGACAGCTCACCAAGGGCCACTGCTGTTGGGGACAGGCCAGTGAGGAGCAGTGCCAccactggggacaggctgggcagtGGCAGTGCCACCGCTGGGGACAGGCCAGTGAGGAGCAGTGCCAccactggggacaggctgggcagtGGCAGTGTCACCGCTGGGGACAGGCCAGTGAGGAGCAGTGCCACCACTGGGGACAGGTCAGTGAGGAGCAGTGCCACCATCCCTATCAGGGACAGGTCACCCAGAGACAGTGGCAGTGGGGACAGGccaggcaggggcagtgccaccGTCCCTATCAGGGACAGGTCACCCAGAGACAATGGCAGTGGGGACAGGCCGGGCAGGGGCAGTGTCCCCATCAGGGACAGGTCACTCAGGGCCAGTGGCAGCGGGGTcaggctggtcagggacagtgccaccatGCCCATGAGGGACAGTGCCACAGTTCCCATGAGGGACAGGTCCCCCAGGGCCCctgaccctggggacaggccaggcaggagcagtgccactgtccctgccagggacagcccagctgcGGGCAGTGGCACGCTCAGGGACGTGCCAGTCTCTGgcggtggcactgtccccatcaGGGACAGCCCGTCCAGGGGCACTGCCACTGTCCCTGTTGGGGACAGGCCGGTCACTGGCACTGCCACTGTCCCCGTTGGGGACAGGCTGGTCACTGGCActgccactgtccccattgAGGACAGGCCGGTCActgccactgtccccactgAGGGCAGGCCGGTCACTGCCAGTGGCACcgctggggacaggctggtcACTGACAGTGGcacccctcctggcagggactgtccctccagggacagtggcactcctggggacaggccggtccctggcagtgccactgtCCCCGTCAGGGACAGCCTATCCAGGGGAACTGCCACCATCGTGGACACGCCCGTCACCGGCAGTGCCACCATCCCTGCGGGTGACAGCCCCTTCTGGGCCCGGGGCACCGCTGGGGACAGCGcggggggtggcagtgccaccttcCCCGTCAGGGACTGCCCGTCGCGGGGCACTGCCACCATTGTGGACGCGCTGGTGACCCTGAGTGGCACCGTGATGGACAGGAGGATCCTGGGCAGTGTCACCGTCCCCGTCAGGGCCAGCCTGTCCCGGGGCACTGCCACCATCGTGGACACGCCCGTCTTTGTCAGTGCCACCGTCCTCGTTGGGGACTCCATCCCCAGGGTCACGGCCACCATCGTGGAGTCCAGGGTGCCCGGCCATGCCATCCTCCCCCTTGGGGACATGCTGGCCTGTGGCAGTGCCACCATCCCTGTCAGGGAGTGCCCGTCCAGGGACAGTGCCACCGTCCCTGACAGGGACAGgccaggcagggacagtgcCGCTGTCCCCATCAGGGAGTGCCCGTCCAGGGAGAGTGCCACCATCCCTGTCAGGGAGTGCCCGtctggggacagtgccaccatcCCTGAGGGGAACAG GCCAGAGAGGGACGGTGCCACTGTCCCCATCAGAGAGTGCCCATCCAGGGGCAGTGCCACCCTTGGGGACAGCAGGCATGTCACTGATGGGGGCAGTCCCCCCATCGTGGACACACCGGTCAGTGGCAGTGCCACCATCCCTGTCAGGGACTGCCCGTCCAGGGGCAGTGCCTCCCCTGGGGACAGGCctggcagtggcagtgccacccctggggacaggcctggcagtggcagtggcagtgccacccctggggacaggccTGTCCCTCCCGTCCGCGTCAGTGTCATCAGGGATGGCAGGACGGGCACCAGGGTGGCACCGGCGGCCCTGGCACAGCGCGGTCACAGCCGGGCCGGGTCTCCCCTCGGGGACACGCAGGGACACACGAGGgcgggcacagggatggggtcccCTGCGTCACaccagtaa